The following coding sequences are from one Nicotiana tomentosiformis chromosome 3, ASM39032v3, whole genome shotgun sequence window:
- the LOC138908519 gene encoding uncharacterized protein, producing MTEVPKYDRMSDPQEHITTYTTVVNGNDLAPHEIEFVLLKKFGETLTRGALTWYSLLSEHSIDSFEMLVDSFIKAHVGSRKVQARKADIFRIAQGEYELLREYVTRFQKERVLLPAVPDEWAAEAFTKGLNPRSSDAPRKLKESLLEFQETTWEEVHNRYESKIRIKDDQVGFPSSTKGREKNKEKMKYDIDTYRRTSRGRFLPYERTEGRGRNFRTTDRFTVDKK from the coding sequence ATGACCGAAGTACCGAAGTATGACAGAATGTCAGATCCGCAGGAGCACATTACCACTTATACAACGGTAGTGAATGGAAATGATttggctcctcacgaaattgagtttgtgttgctaaagaaatttggtgagactctcacgagggggGCTTTAACGTGGTATTCACTATTGTCCGAGCATTctatagattcctttgagatgctcgtggattctttcatcaaggctcatgtcgGTTCCAGAAAGGTgcaggcccgaaaggccgacatattcaggatagcACAGGGAGAGTACGAGTTATTACGAGAGTACGTCActcgattccagaaagaaagggtGTTGCTACCGgccgtcccggatgaatgggcagctgaagcattcaccaaaggtttaAACCCGAGAAGTTCGGACGCTCCCCGAAAGTTAAaggaaagtctgctcgagttccaAGAGACGACTTGGGAGGAAGTCCACAACCGGtatgagtcaaaaataaggattAAAGACGATCAGGTTGGCTTCCCATCGTcgaccaaaggacgggagaagaacaaagaaaaaatgaaatatgaTATTGACACATATAGACGGACTTCGAGAGGTCGATTTTTACCCTACGAGCGGACAGAAGGTCGTGGCAGGAACTTCAGGACAACAGACAGGTTCACCGTTGATAAAAAGTAA